Proteins found in one Aquibium microcysteis genomic segment:
- a CDS encoding glycosyltransferase family 2 protein — MQPNSSASNVTVVARSPGLRSGEVEVVVTLPTYKRPEQVLATLQSVIGQRTTRLFAVIVMENDAEWHAGADAVAPLFENGTAPGLLVIAHDRGNCCAYNAGWTTALAEFPGLRSILVIDDDEIAGPDWLETMCRSAETLAADIVGGPQVPVFHEPGHEHWAEHPVFAPPYRETGVVPALYSSGNLLVARRVLDAMPRPFLDLSFNFTGGGDSDFLSRAAMRGFTLGWCAQAPVRETVPARRLEPDWIRSRSLREGALSTRVEKRRRGSSFAARMRVAAKSLALLAASPVRGTIRFARTGSVANGLYPFYVAVGRLLAEFGYVNEQYRQAEKN; from the coding sequence ATGCAGCCGAACTCCAGCGCCAGCAACGTCACCGTGGTGGCACGCTCCCCCGGACTTCGCTCCGGCGAGGTCGAGGTCGTCGTCACGCTTCCGACCTACAAGCGTCCCGAACAGGTGCTGGCGACGCTCCAGTCGGTGATCGGCCAGAGGACGACACGCCTTTTCGCGGTGATCGTCATGGAGAATGACGCGGAATGGCACGCCGGCGCCGATGCCGTCGCGCCGCTGTTCGAAAACGGGACGGCGCCGGGGCTGCTCGTCATCGCCCACGACCGCGGCAACTGCTGCGCCTACAATGCCGGGTGGACGACCGCACTCGCCGAATTCCCCGGCCTCCGGTCGATCCTGGTGATCGACGACGACGAGATCGCGGGACCGGACTGGCTGGAAACCATGTGCCGCAGTGCCGAGACGCTCGCTGCAGACATCGTCGGCGGCCCGCAGGTTCCCGTCTTCCACGAACCGGGGCACGAGCACTGGGCCGAGCACCCGGTCTTCGCGCCACCCTACCGGGAGACCGGCGTCGTTCCCGCGCTCTACTCGTCCGGCAACCTCCTCGTCGCGCGGCGCGTGCTCGACGCCATGCCGCGCCCCTTCCTCGACCTGTCGTTCAACTTCACCGGCGGCGGCGATTCCGACTTCCTGAGTCGCGCGGCGATGCGCGGCTTCACGCTCGGCTGGTGTGCCCAGGCTCCGGTTCGGGAGACCGTGCCGGCACGCCGCCTGGAACCGGACTGGATCCGCTCCCGCTCGCTGCGCGAGGGCGCCCTGTCGACCCGGGTGGAAAAGCGCCGGCGCGGCTCGTCGTTCGCCGCACGCATGCGGGTGGCCGCCAAGAGCCTCGCCCTCCTCGCCGCATCTCCGGTCCGCGGCACGATCCGCTTCGCGCGGACGGGGTCGGTCGCGAACGGTCTCTACCCCTTCTACGTCGCGGTGGGGCGACTGCTCGCGGAGTTCGGATACGTCAATGAGCAGTACCGCCAGGCCGAAAAGAACTGA
- a CDS encoding DUF6492 family protein — MIDPGQAIPREPHPPTAIVTASYAPDFERCRLLCETIDARVTGFTRHYILVEHSDVALFRQLEGTHRLVIDERDLLPPWLRSFRDPTSRFRRRIWLSPRTMPLRGWHVQQLRRIAIALNAPEDAFVYCDSDVAFVRPFDCGYFWHDGAVRLFRREDALAGQTGSEQREWSAHAGRILGVAHPEVSPHDYIATLIAWRRDSTEAMCRRIEAITGRHWVAGIASRRMFSECMIYGRHAAEVAALRGHFLSGEELCRVYWTGPRMSEADMRDFLAALAPHQVAVGMQSFIGTDVATIRRLVA; from the coding sequence TTGATCGATCCGGGCCAGGCCATACCGAGAGAACCGCATCCGCCGACGGCCATCGTCACGGCGAGCTACGCACCCGACTTCGAACGGTGCCGGCTGCTGTGCGAGACGATCGACGCCCGTGTGACGGGCTTCACGCGCCACTATATCCTCGTCGAGCATTCCGACGTCGCGCTGTTCCGGCAGCTCGAAGGGACACATCGCCTGGTGATCGACGAACGCGACCTCCTGCCGCCCTGGCTCCGGTCGTTCCGCGATCCCACCAGCCGGTTCCGCCGCCGCATCTGGCTCAGCCCCCGCACGATGCCGCTGCGCGGCTGGCACGTTCAGCAGCTGAGACGGATCGCCATCGCGCTGAACGCCCCGGAGGACGCATTCGTCTACTGCGATTCCGACGTCGCCTTCGTGCGGCCGTTCGATTGCGGGTACTTCTGGCACGACGGCGCGGTGCGGCTGTTCCGCCGCGAGGATGCCCTGGCGGGGCAGACGGGCAGCGAGCAGCGGGAATGGTCGGCGCATGCGGGCCGCATCCTCGGCGTCGCCCATCCGGAAGTCTCGCCGCACGACTACATCGCCACGCTCATCGCCTGGCGGCGCGATTCGACGGAAGCCATGTGCCGCCGCATCGAGGCGATCACGGGCCGTCACTGGGTGGCCGGCATCGCCTCGCGCCGCATGTTCTCCGAATGCATGATCTATGGCCGCCATGCCGCCGAGGTCGCTGCGCTGCGGGGGCATTTCCTGTCCGGCGAGGAGCTGTGCCGCGTCTACTGGACGGGGCCGCGGATGTCGGAAGCCGACATGCGCGACTTCCTCGCCGCGCTGGCACCGCATCAGGTCGCCGTGGGCATGCAGTCCTTCATCGGAACGGACGTGGCCACGATCCGCAGGCTCGTCGCCTGA
- a CDS encoding WecB/TagA/CpsF family glycosyltransferase — MNTGAKQLGSAARLPLPAERSILGVDVMPMTQEQAVAFLGQRIRAGRFTKIAFLNAHVANLATADPSFRQTLSDFVVFPDGIGVDIASSVLHGRPFPANLNGTDFVPAFMAAQTAPLRIGLIGTSRTNVELAASHLRAFAPQHEIVMVQDGFFGDAEVAGILARLEAVRPDVLLVAMGVPRQERWIADHLSERHCTLALGVGALLDFMSGTIPRAPLRLRRLGLEWLFRLLVEPARLWRRYIVGNPLFLLRVLRRKLSGGGPR, encoded by the coding sequence ATGAACACCGGTGCAAAGCAACTCGGAAGCGCGGCGCGTTTGCCGCTGCCCGCTGAACGGTCCATCCTCGGCGTCGACGTCATGCCGATGACCCAGGAGCAGGCGGTCGCCTTCCTCGGCCAGCGCATCCGAGCCGGGCGCTTTACCAAGATCGCCTTCCTCAATGCGCATGTGGCCAATCTCGCCACCGCCGACCCGTCCTTCCGGCAGACGCTCTCGGACTTCGTGGTCTTTCCGGACGGCATCGGCGTCGACATCGCCTCGAGCGTCCTGCATGGGCGCCCCTTTCCGGCCAACCTGAACGGGACGGATTTCGTCCCCGCGTTCATGGCCGCGCAGACGGCCCCGTTGAGGATCGGGCTGATCGGGACGTCGCGGACCAATGTCGAACTGGCCGCGTCCCATCTGCGCGCCTTCGCGCCGCAGCACGAGATCGTCATGGTGCAGGACGGATTCTTCGGCGACGCCGAGGTCGCGGGCATTCTCGCCCGGCTGGAGGCGGTCCGCCCGGACGTGCTGCTGGTCGCAATGGGCGTGCCGCGCCAGGAGCGATGGATCGCCGATCACCTGTCGGAGCGCCATTGCACCCTCGCGCTCGGCGTCGGCGCCTTGCTCGACTTCATGAGCGGCACCATCCCGCGGGCGCCGCTGCGGCTGCGTCGCCTCGGCCTCGAATGGCTGTTCCGGCTGCTCGTGGAACCGGCACGGCTGTGGCGTCGCTACATCGTCGGCAATCCTCTCTTCCTCCTGCGCGTCCTGCGCCGCAAGCTGTCCGGCGGCGGCCCGCGTTGA
- a CDS encoding glycosyltransferase family 4 protein has protein sequence MHLIFVTSLVPDGDPTTGYEIANAAIIAALRRNGARVTVLGYTWPGKTPSDPENTISLGEVGVRTEGAGAFQKMRWLAGAVLSGLTFASAKLRAASEADIRAALRRAGPYDGYVLNAAQFAGAFEGLFGDRPSIFVAHNVEHRSAEENALAVDDIVQRTLFRREARLVRGVEERLCARAAFVFTLAEEDRDALGVPGDARSAALPLVTRPSAPVPGSSREIVCDAALIGTWTWQPNRIGLEWYLREVTPWLPRNFRTRIAGSIPANLACPPGVEFAGRVPDAVGFVRGAAVVPLIARAGTGVQLKTIEAFEQGLACVATSRSLRGIAYLPSNCRMADDPAAFAANLAAMAADRIADVDGRAFHAAQLRALDDRITRGLRAIGAMAVSGAAAA, from the coding sequence ATGCACCTGATTTTCGTCACCTCGCTTGTTCCCGACGGCGACCCGACGACCGGATACGAGATCGCCAATGCGGCGATCATCGCCGCCCTGCGCCGCAACGGCGCGCGGGTGACGGTGCTCGGCTATACCTGGCCCGGCAAGACGCCGTCCGATCCGGAGAACACGATCTCGCTCGGCGAGGTCGGCGTGCGGACGGAAGGTGCGGGCGCATTCCAGAAGATGCGATGGCTGGCGGGTGCCGTGCTTTCCGGCCTGACCTTCGCGTCCGCGAAACTCCGGGCCGCGAGCGAGGCCGACATCCGTGCGGCCCTTCGACGTGCCGGACCCTATGACGGCTACGTCCTCAATGCGGCGCAGTTCGCCGGTGCCTTCGAAGGCCTCTTCGGGGATCGACCCTCCATCTTCGTGGCGCACAACGTCGAGCACCGCTCCGCCGAGGAGAACGCGCTCGCGGTCGACGACATCGTCCAGCGCACCCTGTTCCGTCGCGAGGCCCGCCTCGTGCGCGGGGTGGAGGAACGGCTCTGCGCCCGCGCCGCCTTCGTCTTCACGCTGGCCGAGGAGGATCGTGACGCCCTGGGGGTGCCCGGGGACGCGCGGTCCGCCGCGCTTCCGCTCGTCACCCGCCCGTCCGCGCCCGTGCCGGGCTCTTCGCGGGAGATCGTCTGCGATGCAGCCCTGATCGGCACCTGGACCTGGCAGCCGAACCGGATCGGTCTCGAATGGTATCTGCGCGAGGTGACACCCTGGCTGCCGCGCAACTTCCGCACGCGCATTGCCGGCAGCATACCGGCGAACCTCGCCTGTCCGCCAGGTGTCGAGTTCGCCGGCCGCGTTCCCGATGCCGTCGGCTTCGTGCGGGGGGCAGCCGTGGTGCCGCTGATCGCCCGGGCAGGCACCGGCGTCCAGCTGAAGACCATCGAGGCGTTCGAGCAGGGCCTCGCCTGCGTCGCCACCAGCCGCTCGCTGCGGGGGATCGCGTACCTGCCGTCGAACTGTCGGATGGCCGACGACCCGGCGGCCTTCGCCGCGAACCTCGCCGCCATGGCCGCCGACCGCATCGCCGACGTCGACGGACGCGCCTTCCATGCCGCTCAGCTTCGGGCGCTGGACGACAGGATCACCCGCGGTCTCAGGGCCATCGGCGCCATGGCGGTGAGCGGGGCGGCTGCGGCATGA
- a CDS encoding O-antigen ligase family protein has translation MSSTARPKRTEVVSGTPLLDRRGTATLLAMLLFGISIISFRPFSPMAAEATGGDIVNQLGFGAVGALSLFCLLAFVDRRVLASLVGFWWAVLLGLFFVSVAHAADPSSAFRTAVFTLIGVLAMVTVLTVPRDADAISTVLAVTGLAIVGLCYAGLVVYPDIAIHGTDSTEPQHAGLWRGAFSHKNVAGPVMAGLSFAGLYLIRRGWRWSGSVLLLSAVVFLAHTGSKTTTGLVPLAFLMVMGPSLVGLRRAVPLVFAIALVAAAVGTVGIVVWQPLWDLSQQISPGLTYTGRTTLWTFLLEMIERKPWFGYGYESFWGTPVVQLQDKPFDSDWDIRGIVHGHNGYLDVAVLMGLPTLVVAVVAFLVVPMIDYLRVPQNRENVFLADFFMMTLMFTAFNAFLESFFFRRVDPVWLFFVLAVFGLRYVARFAIPASVAPQRRRARKMIDWSGLLRPARPATARNP, from the coding sequence ATGAGCAGTACCGCCAGGCCGAAAAGAACTGAGGTCGTGTCCGGTACCCCTCTCCTCGATCGGCGCGGCACGGCGACCCTGCTGGCGATGCTGCTGTTCGGCATCTCCATCATCTCGTTCCGCCCCTTCTCGCCGATGGCAGCGGAAGCGACGGGCGGCGACATCGTCAACCAGCTGGGCTTCGGCGCGGTCGGCGCCCTGTCGCTCTTCTGTCTCCTCGCCTTCGTGGACCGGAGGGTGCTGGCAAGCCTGGTCGGATTCTGGTGGGCCGTGCTCCTCGGCCTGTTCTTCGTATCCGTCGCCCATGCGGCCGATCCCTCTTCGGCCTTCCGAACCGCAGTCTTCACGCTGATCGGCGTGCTCGCGATGGTGACGGTGCTGACGGTGCCACGAGATGCGGACGCGATCTCCACCGTGCTCGCGGTGACCGGTCTGGCGATCGTCGGCCTGTGTTACGCTGGGCTGGTCGTCTATCCCGACATCGCGATCCACGGCACCGACTCCACCGAACCGCAGCATGCGGGCCTCTGGCGCGGCGCCTTCTCGCACAAGAACGTGGCCGGCCCCGTGATGGCGGGTCTGAGCTTCGCGGGGCTCTACCTGATACGCCGGGGATGGCGCTGGTCCGGCAGCGTTCTCCTGCTGTCGGCCGTCGTCTTCCTGGCCCACACCGGATCGAAGACGACGACGGGTCTCGTCCCGCTCGCCTTCCTGATGGTGATGGGGCCGAGCCTCGTCGGCCTCCGCCGCGCGGTGCCGCTGGTCTTTGCGATCGCACTCGTCGCGGCCGCGGTCGGCACGGTGGGGATCGTCGTGTGGCAGCCGCTCTGGGATCTGTCGCAGCAGATTTCGCCCGGCCTCACCTATACCGGACGAACGACACTCTGGACGTTCCTGCTCGAGATGATCGAGAGGAAACCGTGGTTCGGATACGGCTACGAGAGTTTCTGGGGGACGCCGGTGGTGCAGCTCCAGGACAAGCCCTTCGACAGCGACTGGGACATCCGCGGCATCGTCCACGGCCACAACGGCTACCTCGACGTGGCCGTGCTGATGGGCTTGCCGACGCTCGTCGTCGCGGTCGTCGCCTTCCTCGTCGTGCCGATGATCGACTATCTGCGGGTCCCGCAAAACCGCGAGAACGTGTTCCTCGCCGACTTCTTCATGATGACCCTGATGTTCACCGCCTTCAACGCCTTCCTGGAAAGCTTCTTTTTCCGCCGCGTCGATCCGGTCTGGCTGTTTTTCGTTCTCGCCGTCTTCGGGCTGCGCTACGTGGCGCGCTTCGCCATCCCCGCCAGCGTCGCGCCGCAGAGACGCCGGGCGCGCAAGATGATCGACTGGAGCGGCCTGCTGCGACCGGCGCGACCCGCAACAGCCCGGAACCCCTGA
- a CDS encoding NAD(P)H-dependent oxidoreductase, protein MTNVALTGLARDLARRADEGRPVRIGVIGSGEMGTDLVTQCMLMKGVHLAAISTRRPHTAREAIRIAYGDEAMACEAETESKVTAAIEAGRIAITSNERLVTNPLIDVVIDATGKPGVAADFDLMAMEHGKHVVMMNVEADVTIGPWLKRQADRLGVVYSVGAGDEPSSCMELIEFACALGYTIVSAGKGKNNPLNHDAVPDDYAEEAARRNMNPRMLVEFVDGSKTMVEMCAIANATGLVPDVPGMHGPNAGRDDLARVLIPREHGGVLSRKGVVDYTVGKGVAPGVFVVVEATHPRIIERMDDLHVGKGPYYAFHRPYHLTSLEVPLTAARIMLTGRPDMVPLPRPVAEVCAVAKRDLAPGDPLDAIGETCYRSWTMLAGDARAAQAIPVGLLEGGRVTAPVKKGALLTRANATPDTTTRLYALRQAQDAMIHADG, encoded by the coding sequence ATGACGAACGTCGCCCTGACCGGGCTTGCCCGGGACCTCGCCCGCCGCGCCGACGAGGGGCGCCCGGTGCGCATCGGCGTGATCGGATCGGGCGAGATGGGGACCGATCTCGTCACGCAGTGCATGCTGATGAAGGGCGTCCATCTCGCGGCCATCTCCACCCGCCGCCCCCACACCGCGCGGGAGGCGATCCGCATCGCCTATGGCGACGAGGCCATGGCCTGCGAGGCCGAGACGGAATCGAAGGTGACGGCGGCGATCGAGGCCGGCCGCATCGCCATCACGTCGAACGAGCGGCTGGTCACCAACCCGCTGATCGACGTGGTCATCGATGCGACGGGCAAGCCGGGCGTGGCCGCCGACTTCGACCTGATGGCGATGGAGCACGGCAAGCACGTCGTGATGATGAACGTCGAGGCCGACGTCACCATCGGCCCATGGCTGAAGCGGCAGGCCGACCGGCTCGGCGTCGTCTATTCGGTCGGGGCCGGCGACGAGCCGTCCTCCTGCATGGAACTGATCGAGTTCGCGTGCGCGCTCGGCTACACCATCGTGTCGGCCGGAAAGGGCAAGAACAACCCGCTCAACCACGACGCGGTGCCCGACGACTATGCCGAGGAAGCCGCCCGCCGGAACATGAACCCGCGCATGCTGGTGGAATTCGTCGACGGGTCGAAGACCATGGTCGAAATGTGCGCGATCGCCAACGCCACCGGCCTCGTTCCCGACGTGCCGGGCATGCACGGCCCGAACGCCGGCCGCGACGACCTCGCCAGGGTTCTCATCCCGCGCGAGCATGGCGGCGTCCTGTCGAGAAAGGGCGTCGTCGACTACACGGTCGGCAAGGGCGTGGCGCCCGGCGTCTTCGTCGTCGTCGAGGCCACGCATCCGCGCATCATCGAGCGGATGGACGATCTGCACGTGGGGAAGGGGCCGTACTACGCCTTCCACCGTCCCTACCATCTGACCTCGCTCGAGGTCCCGCTGACCGCGGCGCGGATCATGCTGACGGGCAGGCCCGACATGGTGCCGCTGCCGCGTCCGGTCGCGGAAGTCTGCGCGGTCGCCAAGCGCGACCTCGCGCCCGGCGACCCGCTCGATGCGATCGGCGAGACCTGCTACCGCTCCTGGACGATGCTCGCAGGCGACGCGCGGGCGGCTCAGGCCATTCCGGTCGGGCTGCTCGAAGGGGGCAGGGTTACGGCACCCGTCAAGAAGGGCGCATTGCTCACTCGGGCCAACGCCACGCCCGACACCACCACCAGGCTCTACGCGTTGCGCCAGGCACAGGACGCAATGATCCACGCCGACGGCTGA
- the proC gene encoding pyrroline-5-carboxylate reductase, translating to MSVRLILVGCGNMGHAMLDGWLLSGRLVPGEVFVVEPNEALRERAYRLGVGTAASAGELPADLDPTLVILAVKPQVMRTVVPEYRRFAARSAFLSIAAGVPIATIQEILGDDAAIIRCMPNTPAAIGKGMMVTFANAVTGAETKAFVRELLESSGAVAEIASEDLMDAVTAVSGSGPAYIFHFIEGLTQAGEAAGLPAETAKLLALQTVYGAACLARESGEQPGRLREQVTSPNGTTAAALAVLMGDDRLTKLLTEAVEAARARSVELGK from the coding sequence ATGAGCGTCAGACTGATCCTCGTCGGCTGCGGCAACATGGGCCACGCCATGCTCGACGGCTGGCTGCTCTCCGGCAGGCTGGTGCCGGGCGAGGTTTTCGTCGTCGAGCCGAACGAGGCCCTGCGCGAGCGCGCCTATCGCCTGGGCGTCGGCACCGCGGCCTCGGCCGGCGAACTTCCCGCGGATCTCGATCCGACCCTCGTCATCCTCGCGGTGAAGCCGCAGGTGATGCGGACTGTCGTGCCGGAGTACCGGCGTTTCGCCGCACGCTCCGCCTTCCTCAGCATCGCTGCCGGCGTCCCCATCGCGACCATCCAGGAGATTCTGGGCGATGACGCGGCCATTATCCGCTGCATGCCGAACACCCCGGCCGCGATCGGCAAAGGCATGATGGTCACCTTCGCCAATGCCGTCACCGGCGCGGAGACGAAAGCATTCGTGAGGGAACTGCTCGAAAGCAGCGGCGCCGTGGCCGAGATCGCCAGCGAGGACCTGATGGATGCCGTGACCGCCGTTTCGGGGTCCGGCCCGGCCTATATCTTCCATTTCATCGAAGGCCTTACCCAGGCCGGCGAAGCCGCCGGGCTGCCCGCCGAGACGGCGAAGCTGCTCGCGCTGCAGACCGTCTATGGTGCGGCCTGCCTCGCCAGGGAAAGCGGCGAGCAGCCGGGCCGCCTGCGCGAACAGGTGACGAGCCCCAACGGCACGACCGCCGCCGCACTGGCCGTTCTGATGGGCGACGACCGGCTGACGAAGCTGCTGACCGAGGCCGTCGAGGCCGCCCGCGCGCGTTCCGTCGAACTGGGCAAGTAG